The Desulfohalovibrio reitneri genome contains a region encoding:
- a CDS encoding molybdopterin-containing oxidoreductase family protein has product MTSDSPRFTRRGFLKAAGLTAAAATAGSVAGPGRASARVPEAKAPDWDSRYSVCDMCFNKCGLIARVDQEGVVRKLDPNPKFLKSRGMLCAKGNAGVAQLYNPDRLKHPLLRDGKRGEGKFKRIPWDEALDMAADKLKELGGKYTRCGTLFTAGSDLQSKFVHRFAEVYGSFNITSHESLCLVSNNRAFLDTYGEVPFADVLHSKYVLMAGANRFEALVTPDSMDLVSAMKEGCKLVVLDPRFTKTAALANEWYAIRPGTDMALMLAIAHVLVFEDLYDKRFVTERCYGIDELREHVRRYDPRWAAHETGVEAQAIVRMAREMARAAPRAMVYPGRRSSDYSNSTQIRRSFAIVNALLGNWDRPGGLLGARQVGLKGGIPYSPPWYDDNPFDRADAGRVPMMFEEEGAFTLMREAVLSGKPYPVKGWFIYKTNPMGTGPNRAKTMKMFEAMDFVVTTDILMTDTAWMSDLVLPAPTYLERADPAAGLQGSSACACVVQRDPVTEPLYDTRPMFDICKGLAERLDLGQYFDFTVEEYRTAQLEGLPEAEDILRRDGVYYNASKVYGIYEGRIFKTLSKKIELFNQRYQDMGLDPLPVYQPPAHPKGGGLRLVVGRSAVHTHSATQDNPLLNEFVSTNTLWMHPHTAKRLGIADGDLVEVSSKAGTGELRAEVTEAIREDTVYTLTGYGALSTGLSLVHGNGASIAALLEDGWDEMTGNAAMHETFVTVTRKEAA; this is encoded by the coding sequence ATGACGAGTGACTCCCCCCGTTTCACCAGGCGCGGCTTCCTCAAGGCGGCCGGCCTTACCGCCGCGGCCGCCACGGCCGGGTCCGTAGCCGGACCCGGCCGGGCCTCGGCCCGGGTGCCCGAAGCCAAGGCCCCGGACTGGGATTCCCGCTACTCCGTGTGCGACATGTGCTTCAACAAGTGCGGCCTCATCGCCCGGGTGGACCAGGAGGGCGTGGTTCGGAAGCTGGACCCCAACCCCAAGTTCCTCAAGTCCCGGGGCATGCTCTGCGCCAAAGGCAACGCCGGGGTAGCCCAGCTCTACAACCCCGACCGCCTCAAGCATCCGCTGCTGCGCGACGGCAAGCGGGGCGAGGGCAAGTTCAAGCGCATTCCCTGGGACGAGGCCCTGGACATGGCCGCGGACAAGCTCAAGGAGCTTGGCGGGAAGTACACCCGCTGCGGCACCCTGTTCACTGCGGGCAGCGACCTGCAGTCCAAGTTCGTCCACCGCTTCGCAGAGGTCTACGGATCCTTCAACATCACCAGCCACGAGTCCCTTTGCCTGGTCTCCAACAACCGGGCCTTCCTGGACACCTACGGCGAGGTGCCCTTCGCCGACGTGCTCCATTCCAAGTACGTGCTCATGGCCGGGGCCAACCGCTTCGAGGCGCTGGTCACGCCGGACTCCATGGACCTCGTATCCGCCATGAAGGAGGGCTGCAAGCTGGTGGTCCTGGACCCCCGCTTCACCAAGACCGCGGCCCTGGCCAACGAATGGTACGCCATCCGCCCGGGCACGGATATGGCCCTGATGCTGGCCATCGCCCACGTCCTCGTTTTCGAGGACTTGTACGACAAGCGGTTCGTGACCGAGCGCTGCTACGGCATCGACGAGCTGCGCGAGCACGTGCGCCGCTACGACCCGCGCTGGGCCGCCCACGAGACGGGCGTCGAGGCCCAGGCCATCGTGCGCATGGCCCGGGAAATGGCCCGTGCCGCGCCGCGCGCCATGGTCTACCCGGGACGCCGCAGCTCCGACTACTCCAACTCCACCCAGATCCGCCGCAGCTTCGCCATCGTCAACGCGCTGCTGGGCAACTGGGACCGGCCCGGCGGCCTGCTGGGCGCGCGCCAGGTGGGGCTCAAGGGCGGCATCCCCTATTCACCACCCTGGTACGACGACAACCCCTTTGACCGCGCGGACGCCGGGCGTGTGCCCATGATGTTCGAGGAGGAGGGGGCCTTCACCCTCATGCGCGAGGCCGTGCTCTCGGGCAAGCCGTACCCGGTCAAGGGCTGGTTCATCTACAAGACCAACCCCATGGGCACCGGACCCAACCGGGCCAAGACCATGAAGATGTTCGAGGCCATGGACTTCGTGGTCACCACCGACATCCTCATGACGGACACGGCCTGGATGTCCGACCTGGTGCTGCCCGCTCCCACCTACCTGGAGCGCGCCGACCCGGCGGCCGGATTGCAGGGCTCCAGCGCCTGCGCCTGCGTGGTGCAGCGCGACCCCGTGACCGAGCCGCTCTACGACACCCGTCCCATGTTCGACATCTGCAAGGGGCTGGCCGAGCGGCTGGACCTGGGCCAGTATTTCGACTTCACCGTCGAGGAGTACCGCACGGCCCAGCTGGAGGGACTGCCCGAAGCCGAGGACATCCTGCGCCGCGACGGGGTCTATTACAACGCCTCCAAGGTGTACGGCATCTACGAGGGGCGCATCTTCAAGACCCTGTCCAAGAAGATCGAGCTCTTCAACCAGCGCTACCAGGACATGGGGCTGGACCCCCTGCCCGTGTACCAGCCACCCGCCCATCCCAAGGGCGGCGGCCTGCGCCTGGTGGTGGGCCGCAGCGCGGTGCACACCCACTCGGCCACCCAGGACAACCCCCTGCTCAACGAGTTCGTGTCCACCAACACCCTCTGGATGCACCCCCATACGGCCAAGCGCCTGGGCATCGCCGACGGCGACCTGGTGGAGGTCTCCAGCAAGGCGGGCACGGGCGAGCTGCGGGCCGAAGTCACCGAGGCCATACGCGAGGATACGGTCTATACCCTCACCGGGTACGGAGCGCTTTCCACGGGATTGAGCCTGGTGCACGGCAACGGCGCCTCCATCGCCGCCCTGCTGGAGGACGGCTGGGACGAGATGACCGGCAACGCGGCCATGCATGAGACCTTCGTCACCGTGACGAGGAAGGAGGCGGCATGA
- a CDS encoding c-type cytochrome, with amino-acid sequence MSRKIIALLSLVLLVTSLVGVALAAEPDGNFRKGKYLFRKNCRTAGCHVAGGDGGDLSPATMTQAKWIETFTNWQEIPCVDSWGGLSDSDRKDIFTYMHDFAKDSPTPAKCS; translated from the coding sequence ATGTCCCGCAAGATCATCGCTCTGCTGTCCCTGGTCCTTCTGGTCACTTCACTGGTGGGTGTCGCCCTGGCCGCTGAGCCGGACGGCAACTTCCGCAAGGGCAAATATCTCTTCCGCAAGAACTGCCGCACCGCCGGGTGCCACGTGGCGGGAGGTGACGGCGGCGACCTCAGCCCCGCAACCATGACCCAGGCCAAGTGGATCGAGACCTTCACCAATTGGCAGGAGATTCCCTGCGTGGATTCCTGGGGCGGCCTGTCCGACTCCGACCGCAAGGACATCTTCACCTACATGCACGACTTCGCCAAGGATTCCCCCACTCCGGCCAAGTGCAGCTAG
- a CDS encoding GNAT family N-acetyltransferase — translation MTSPSGLRECIDLQREIWGLDEAGATSPITLGALAMEPSPAGLVLSAYRDGRMVGMAVVLATMDERTAYGHMLGVLPGERNTGLGSELKRVVFEVLRRKGMRRFRWTFEPMESRNAHLYVNRFGARCLAYKVDCFQVESGMHQGLPLDRLLAECGLDARPERKPRPPRSGLKGAPVAAPGRMPFAEAVLLPIPSDLNSLKERDMGAAMAFRLATREVLLEYLNRRGYAVSAFFPPDPPESDRAHYLLTRESPS, via the coding sequence GTGACTTCGCCGAGCGGGCTGCGGGAGTGCATCGATTTGCAGCGGGAAATCTGGGGGCTGGACGAGGCCGGGGCCACCTCGCCCATCACCCTGGGGGCGCTGGCCATGGAGCCCTCCCCCGCCGGCCTGGTGCTGAGCGCATACCGCGACGGGCGCATGGTGGGGATGGCCGTTGTGCTGGCCACGATGGACGAGCGCACCGCCTACGGGCACATGCTGGGCGTGCTGCCCGGCGAGCGGAACACGGGCCTGGGTTCCGAGCTGAAGCGTGTGGTTTTCGAGGTTTTGCGGCGGAAAGGGATGCGCCGCTTCCGCTGGACCTTCGAGCCCATGGAGAGCCGCAACGCCCACCTGTACGTCAACCGGTTCGGCGCGCGCTGCCTGGCCTACAAGGTGGACTGCTTCCAGGTGGAGAGCGGGATGCACCAGGGTTTGCCCCTGGACAGGCTGCTCGCCGAGTGCGGATTGGACGCGCGGCCCGAACGCAAACCCCGTCCGCCCCGGAGCGGCCTGAAGGGAGCCCCGGTGGCCGCCCCCGGGCGGATGCCGTTCGCCGAGGCCGTGCTGCTGCCGATCCCGTCCGACCTGAACAGCCTGAAGGAGCGGGACATGGGCGCGGCGATGGCCTTCCGGCTGGCCACCCGCGAGGTGCTGCTTGAGTACCTGAACCGGCGGGGGTACGCCGTCTCCGCCTTCTTTCCCCCCGATCCGCCGGAATCGGACAGGGCGCACTACCTGCTGACCAGGGAGAGCCCCTCGTGA
- a CDS encoding pyridoxal phosphate-dependent aminotransferase, with protein sequence MPPDWLLFGAGLEQLIDQISRALLEPGARVLLPVPNFDPFETFSRRMGAEVDPLHPPGLRWDRAVTREAAERLRHGRFRLLWLSNPVNPTGQHIPVAEIGRMVKAARLAGTAVVVDEAYGEYTDRPEGVVSASRFLAEAPNLLVLRTFSKAHCLPGGRVGYLLCASGGLRKAVDAYRPMFPAPWISLHLAKLAASDPDHATRAREMAAGRRTRFLANASRLPGFQFLASDTNTIMFRHHQADADTLHAALAARGFLTANLNSLTGIQGHNWLRLTLHRDELNDAFLQACRKAVQYLG encoded by the coding sequence GTGCCGCCGGACTGGCTGCTTTTCGGCGCAGGTCTGGAGCAGCTCATCGACCAGATCAGCCGGGCCCTGCTGGAGCCCGGCGCGCGGGTCCTGCTGCCCGTGCCCAACTTCGACCCCTTCGAGACCTTCTCCCGCCGCATGGGCGCGGAGGTGGACCCGCTGCACCCGCCCGGCCTGCGCTGGGACCGGGCTGTCACCCGCGAGGCGGCCGAACGGCTGCGGCACGGCCGGTTCCGGCTGCTCTGGCTGAGCAACCCGGTCAACCCCACGGGCCAGCACATCCCCGTGGCGGAGATAGGCCGGATGGTGAAGGCGGCTCGCCTCGCAGGGACAGCCGTGGTGGTGGACGAGGCCTACGGCGAATACACGGACCGCCCCGAAGGCGTGGTCAGCGCGTCCCGCTTCCTGGCCGAGGCGCCCAACCTGCTGGTGCTGCGCACCTTCTCCAAGGCGCACTGCCTGCCGGGCGGCCGGGTGGGCTACCTGCTCTGCGCCAGCGGCGGACTGCGGAAAGCGGTGGACGCCTACCGCCCCATGTTCCCCGCGCCCTGGATATCCCTGCACCTGGCCAAGCTGGCCGCCAGCGACCCGGACCACGCAACCCGCGCGCGGGAAATGGCGGCCGGGCGGCGGACCCGCTTCCTGGCCAACGCTTCCAGACTCCCCGGCTTCCAGTTCCTGGCCTCGGACACCAACACCATCATGTTCCGCCACCACCAAGCGGACGCCGACACCCTCCACGCCGCCCTGGCCGCGCGCGGCTTCCTCACCGCCAACCTGAATAGCCTGACCGGCATCCAGGGCCACAACTGGCTCCGCCTGACCCTGCACCGCGACGAACTGAACGATGCCTTTCTGCAAGCCTGCCGCAAGGCTGTGCAGTACTTGGGCTGA
- a CDS encoding ADP-ribosylglycohydrolase family protein, which yields MLGAMAGDIIGSRFEGGGAPAPGFKLFTPGSRFTDDTVLTCAVAEAWLDGLDPAATLRKWVRRFPRAGFGPNFLTWVDDPGRAMPSKGNGAAMRVSPLAWLAGDEAYLLRAAGEQARVSHDTPEGVDGARAVAAAVYWARQGRSKADIRAGINRLLPRYHLGWPPARTPTALAEESVPVALAAFLAAEDFEGVVRKAVSAGGDTDTVASMAAAAAEAMHGLPEAIRRETTDRVPPRLHPPHRPGPRGGWDVWVDKGGDY from the coding sequence ATGCTGGGAGCCATGGCGGGCGACATCATCGGCAGCCGGTTCGAGGGCGGCGGCGCGCCCGCGCCGGGATTCAAGCTGTTCACGCCGGGGTCGCGCTTCACCGACGACACGGTGCTGACCTGCGCCGTGGCCGAGGCCTGGCTGGACGGCCTGGACCCGGCCGCGACCCTGCGCAAATGGGTGCGCCGTTTCCCGCGCGCAGGCTTCGGCCCCAACTTCCTGACCTGGGTGGACGACCCGGGCCGGGCCATGCCCAGCAAGGGCAACGGCGCGGCCATGCGGGTCAGCCCCCTGGCCTGGCTGGCTGGAGACGAGGCGTACCTGCTGCGCGCGGCCGGAGAGCAGGCCCGCGTCTCCCACGACACGCCCGAGGGCGTGGACGGGGCCAGGGCGGTGGCCGCGGCCGTGTACTGGGCCAGACAGGGGCGGAGCAAGGCGGACATCCGCGCCGGGATCAACCGGCTCCTGCCGCGCTACCACCTGGGCTGGCCGCCAGCCCGCACGCCCACGGCCCTGGCGGAGGAGTCGGTTCCCGTGGCCCTGGCGGCCTTCCTGGCGGCGGAGGATTTCGAGGGCGTGGTGCGCAAGGCGGTTTCCGCGGGCGGCGACACCGACACCGTGGCCTCCATGGCCGCGGCCGCCGCCGAGGCCATGCACGGCCTGCCCGAGGCCATCCGGCGGGAAACCACCGACCGCGTCCCCCCCCGACTTCATCCACCTCACCGACCGGGTCCACGCGGCGGCTGGGACGTATGGGTAGACAAGGGGGGGGACTATTGA
- a CDS encoding HD domain-containing phosphohydrolase, with translation MEYKLLLVDDDENLLRSFKRVLSRRLLVDTATDGKTGLEKVRTGGPYAVVISDYKMPGMDGVEFLAEVGRVSPDTVRVLLTAYANLQVAVDAVNTGNIFRLLTKPCPKETLAEVIKAGLRQYQLLRSEKDLLEQTVAGAMKLMGEMMHMLNAEASERIGRILPLLRFVGKDLGDRSVWATESAAILSQLGYVLLPEEVRERVEWGKDLKSGDRELYKQYPEVSGKLISHIPRLENVAQIARYAEKNYDGSGIPEDGVAGDSIPLGSRIVKTLMDYDRALSETAEPAKTGDRERAAVVEKMRGDPRYDPKVLESLQAALDEEKPYRIREVPLSDLKVGMILGEDLYSERKGQKTKIMAQGHEINAMGLEYIQSYAGYLNLKNTIRIIEIL, from the coding sequence ATGGAATACAAGCTGCTGCTGGTGGACGACGACGAGAACCTGCTGCGTTCCTTCAAGCGCGTGCTGTCGCGCCGCCTCCTGGTGGACACCGCGACGGACGGCAAGACCGGGCTGGAGAAGGTGCGCACCGGCGGGCCGTACGCCGTGGTCATCTCCGACTACAAGATGCCCGGCATGGACGGCGTGGAGTTTTTGGCCGAGGTGGGGCGCGTGAGTCCGGACACGGTACGCGTGCTGCTGACCGCCTACGCCAACCTGCAGGTGGCGGTGGACGCCGTGAACACGGGCAACATCTTCCGGCTGCTGACCAAGCCCTGCCCCAAGGAGACCCTGGCCGAGGTCATCAAGGCCGGGCTGCGGCAGTACCAACTCCTGCGCAGCGAGAAGGACCTGCTGGAGCAGACTGTGGCGGGGGCCATGAAACTCATGGGCGAGATGATGCACATGCTCAACGCAGAGGCCTCGGAGCGCATAGGCCGCATCCTGCCGCTGCTGCGCTTCGTGGGAAAGGACCTCGGCGACAGGAGCGTGTGGGCCACGGAGTCCGCGGCCATCCTCTCCCAACTGGGCTATGTGCTGCTGCCGGAAGAGGTGCGGGAGCGTGTGGAATGGGGCAAGGACCTCAAGAGCGGGGACCGCGAGCTGTACAAGCAGTACCCGGAGGTCTCGGGCAAGCTCATCTCCCATATCCCCCGACTGGAAAACGTGGCCCAGATAGCCCGGTACGCGGAGAAGAACTACGACGGCTCCGGCATTCCCGAGGACGGCGTGGCGGGCGATTCCATCCCGCTGGGTTCGCGCATCGTCAAGACGCTCATGGACTACGACCGCGCCCTGTCCGAAACGGCCGAACCGGCCAAGACCGGTGACAGGGAAAGGGCGGCCGTGGTGGAGAAGATGCGAGGCGACCCCCGCTACGACCCCAAGGTGCTGGAGTCCCTGCAGGCCGCCCTGGACGAGGAGAAGCCCTACCGCATCCGCGAAGTCCCCCTCTCCGACCTCAAGGTGGGCATGATTCTGGGCGAGGACCTTTACTCCGAGCGCAAGGGCCAGAAGACAAAAATCATGGCCCAGGGCCACGAAATCAACGCCATGGGTCTGGAATACATCCAGAGCTACGCGGGCTACCTCAACCTCAAGAATACCATCCGGATCATCGAGATATTGTAG